The window GTGTATGCTGTTTGATGGTTCAGCTTCTGAGATCGTTGGACAAACTGCTCATGACCTACTTGATGgtgtttatgatgatgatgtaagTACCATTTGTTAGTTAAAGTTTAGATGTAAGTAGTCATAAAATGCTAATATTCCGTATCTCTGGCCAATAAATGTAGCTACAGGATCCATCCAATCTACCCCTTGCTCTGAAGAATTTGGTTGGGAAGACATTTCAGCTTCTGGTGTTAGTTGAAATTGACAACCTTTATGGTGGCAATGAGACATACCGAGTTGGAAAGATTTGGCCAGGAACAGAAGGGGTGAAGATAGATGACCTTGATGATTCAGAGGGACAAGGCAACCCATCTCAAATCATTTCCGGTGATCAGGTAGATATTTTATcgtctttaaaacatatatattgtcaaTTCTTTAATTTAGTAGAAAGTGAAAAGTTTAATAAAGAAATGTGTATTTTAAATTACAGGATATTTTGTTGCTTACCAATAGTAGTGAAACATCTGCTTCTGATTTCTCTACTCCATCATCAAAGAGGGTTagagaaaacgatgaaggaaaCTCAACTAATAAGAAGATCATGGGTAAGTCAATCATGTTTGAAAAACAAGATGAGAAGGTGATGAAACTGAAGGCAGTCAAACTGGAGAAAATTGAGGAACAGAAGGGAGTGAAGATTGTGAAAACGGAAGGTGGAAAACCAAATGAGAATCTCTCTCATGAGGTGGACAATGGAGATACCAAAGAATCAGAATATGCAGCGAACTGAGTCGCTAGAAATCAAGTGATCAAGTGGAGGATGTTGGCCTAATAAAACTGTGGGCAGATTTTAGACTTAAGTTAGGGTTggcttttagtattttttttttctttccaaaaaatacATTTACTATGGATAACATTAGTAGAATTCTCTTCTACTATAATATACTTAGTAATTTGTAGAACGcatttgtattttgtttaaaaaggcAACATCATATCAATAAAAATCCACTTTTCCCGCCATATATTAAATCTTTAGACTATACACTGACCTGTTAATCTCTGCTGATTCAACAGAATCTCCAACCAATGTTCTCCTATTGCtgtcatattaaataaaaacataatgttaATTACaagggaaaataaaaaaatatgactaaCTACATCATAACTTTATATACAATGATAATACCCGTAAAAACACTATACTTCTGATTACATGAAGATATAGCTAAGCTACACGAATGAATTCTaaagaaaaatctaaatcttataactttatttgttacaattaatcAATTTATTCCTAATTTTAAGGTAGCAACAAGCATGTGTTTAGAAAATTACGATTAGGTTGTTAAGATAGTAACCACATTAACCTATATTATCTAACCCGTACTAAG is drawn from Camelina sativa cultivar DH55 unplaced genomic scaffold, Cs unpScaffold01294, whole genome shotgun sequence and contains these coding sequences:
- the LOC104774076 gene encoding uncharacterized protein LOC104774076, which produces MGWFYLGCKKCSKKVEGNKKKETSFLTKPRKPTFWCPKCNLNITQVVPRFKLHVSVIDQTGEMKCMLFDGSASEIVGQTAHDLLDGVYDDDLQDPSNLPLALKNLVGKTFQLLVLVEIDNLYGGNETYRVGKIWPGTEGVKIDDLDDSEGQGNPSQIISGDQDILLLTNSSETSASDFSTPSSKRVRENDEGNSTNKKIMGKSIMFEKQDEKVMKLKAVKLEKIEEQKGVKIVKTEGGKPNENLSHEVDNGDTKESEYAAN